Proteins from a single region of Streptomyces sp. HUAS 15-9:
- the mftB gene encoding mycofactocin biosynthesis chaperone MftB (MftB, a small protein, is a peptide chaperone that assists the radical SAM enzyme MftC in performing two modifications to the C-terminal Val-Tyr dipeptide of the mycofactocin precursor peptide, MftA. MftB's role is analogous to the role of PqqD in the biosynthesis of PQQ, a cofactor that derives entirely from a Tyr and a Glu in the precursor PqqA.), whose translation MPSPFDADRPYRLNPCVALRPEPFGALAYHFGNRRLSFLKAPELVELVRELGRHASAREALAGVPEARRDTFRRALASLAAADMIIPTGAEPQP comes from the coding sequence ATGCCGTCCCCCTTCGACGCGGACCGGCCCTACCGGCTGAACCCCTGCGTCGCGCTGCGCCCCGAGCCGTTCGGGGCGCTCGCCTACCACTTCGGCAACCGTCGGCTGTCGTTCCTGAAGGCGCCCGAACTGGTCGAGCTGGTACGGGAGCTGGGCCGGCACGCCAGCGCCCGGGAGGCGCTCGCCGGTGTGCCCGAAGCGCGCCGGGACACCTTCCGGCGCGCGCTGGCCTCGCTGGCCGCCGCCGACATGATCATCCCCACCGGAGCGGAGCCGCAGCCGTGA
- the mftC gene encoding mycofactocin radical SAM maturase (MftC is a radical SAM/SPASM enzyme that catalyzes the first two steps in biosynthesis of the electron carrier mycofactocin from the terminal Val-Tyr dipeptide of the precursor peptide MftA.), whose translation MTVTQEPSAPVPALVEQFKGGLHAPICMTWEWTYACNLSCVHCLSSSGRRDPAELSTDEIKSVLDELRRMQVFYVNVGGGEPTVRPDFWELLDYAIAHQVGVKFSTNGLRLTPDRARRLAATDYVDVQISLDGATREINDAVRGRGSYDMAVRAMENLAAAGFRDFKISVVMTRQNIPQLDDFASLADRYGAQLRITRLRPSGRGADVWDELHPTAQQQRELYTWLVGHGEKVLTGDSFFHLNALGSQPLPGLNLCGAGRVVCLIDPVGDVYACPFAIHDAFKAGNVRAPGGFERVWRDSALFTDLRRPASGGACASCPAYDACQGGCMAAKFFTGLPLDGPDPECVMGHGATALTATERSALPPQGNDHSHRTVPLGMPAVRTRRPDRFCDESPLAGADAVHHTKGTS comes from the coding sequence GTGACTGTCACCCAAGAACCGTCCGCCCCGGTCCCCGCCCTCGTCGAGCAGTTCAAGGGCGGCCTGCACGCCCCCATCTGCATGACCTGGGAATGGACGTACGCGTGCAACCTCTCCTGTGTGCACTGCCTGTCCTCCTCCGGACGGCGCGACCCGGCGGAGCTGTCCACGGACGAGATCAAGTCCGTGCTCGACGAGCTCCGACGCATGCAGGTCTTCTACGTCAACGTCGGCGGCGGCGAGCCCACCGTCCGCCCCGACTTCTGGGAACTGCTGGACTACGCGATCGCGCACCAGGTGGGGGTGAAGTTCTCCACCAACGGGCTGCGGCTGACCCCGGACCGGGCCCGCCGCCTCGCGGCCACCGACTACGTCGACGTCCAGATCTCCCTCGACGGCGCCACCCGCGAGATCAACGACGCGGTGCGCGGCCGGGGTTCGTACGACATGGCCGTGCGGGCGATGGAGAACCTCGCCGCGGCCGGCTTCCGGGACTTCAAGATCTCCGTGGTGATGACCCGTCAGAACATCCCGCAACTGGACGACTTCGCGTCCCTGGCCGACCGGTACGGCGCCCAGCTGCGCATCACCCGGCTGCGGCCGTCCGGGCGGGGCGCCGACGTCTGGGACGAACTGCACCCCACCGCACAGCAGCAGCGCGAGCTGTACACCTGGCTCGTCGGCCACGGCGAGAAGGTGCTCACCGGTGACTCCTTCTTCCACCTCAACGCGCTCGGCTCGCAGCCGCTGCCCGGACTGAACCTGTGCGGAGCCGGACGCGTGGTCTGCCTGATCGACCCGGTGGGTGACGTGTACGCCTGCCCGTTCGCCATCCACGACGCCTTCAAGGCGGGCAACGTGCGTGCGCCGGGCGGGTTCGAACGGGTGTGGCGCGACTCCGCGCTCTTCACCGACCTGCGCCGGCCCGCCTCCGGCGGCGCCTGCGCGAGCTGTCCGGCGTACGACGCCTGCCAGGGCGGCTGCATGGCCGCGAAGTTCTTCACGGGCCTGCCGCTGGACGGCCCGGACCCGGAGTGCGTCATGGGCCACGGCGCCACCGCCCTCACCGCCACCGAACGCTCCGCGCTTCCGCCCCAGGGCAACGACCACTCCCACCGCACCGTGCCCCTGGGCATGCCCGCCGTCCGGACCCGGCGGCCGGACCGCTTCTGCGACGAGAGCCCGCTGGCCGGCGCCGACGCCGTACACCACACGAAGGGAACGTCATGA
- the mftD gene encoding pre-mycofactocin synthase MftD (MftD, an enzyme found in the mycofactocin biosynthesis locus, performs an oxidative deamination of 3-amino-5-[(p-hydroxyphenyl)methyl]-4,4-dimethyl-2-pyrrolidinone (AHDP). The resulting compound, now called pre-mycofactocin (PMFT), is a biologically active redox cofactor that can oxidize the non-exchangeable NADH of TIGR03971 family SDR-type oxidoreductases.): protein MSKWIETVAEAQRLAKKRLPKSVYSALLAGSEKGVSYDDNTTAFGQLGFAPHVAGLSAKRDLATTVMGQQIALPVIISPTGVQAVHPDGEVAVARAAASRGTAIGLSSFASKPLPDVVAANPQTFFQMYWMGSKDEMQRRIEYARQAGAKGLVVTLDWSFSYGRDWGSPKIPERLNLKAMAQFAPETLARPRWLWDFVKSRSLPDLSTPNLAEPGKDAPTFFGAYGAWLQTPPPSWDDVRWLREQWDGPFLLKGVCRVDDALRAVDAGVTAISVSNHGGNNLDATPAPIRALPAVADAVGDQVELLLDGGIRRGSDVVKALALGARAVMIGRAYLWGLAAGGQTGVENVLDILSRGIDSALLGLGRSSVHELTPDDLVIPPGFTRTLGAV, encoded by the coding sequence ATGAGCAAGTGGATCGAGACGGTCGCCGAGGCCCAGAGGCTGGCGAAGAAGCGGCTGCCGAAGTCCGTCTACAGCGCGCTGCTCGCCGGCTCCGAGAAGGGCGTCTCCTACGACGACAACACCACCGCCTTCGGTCAGCTGGGCTTCGCCCCGCACGTGGCCGGACTGTCGGCCAAGCGCGACCTGGCGACGACCGTCATGGGACAGCAGATCGCCCTCCCGGTGATCATCTCCCCGACCGGCGTGCAGGCCGTACACCCGGACGGAGAGGTGGCCGTCGCCCGCGCCGCCGCGTCGCGCGGCACCGCGATCGGGCTCAGCTCCTTCGCCAGCAAGCCGCTGCCCGACGTCGTGGCGGCCAATCCGCAGACGTTCTTCCAGATGTACTGGATGGGCTCCAAGGACGAGATGCAGCGCCGGATCGAGTACGCCCGCCAGGCCGGTGCCAAGGGGCTCGTCGTCACCCTCGACTGGTCCTTCTCCTACGGCCGCGACTGGGGCAGCCCGAAGATCCCCGAGCGGCTGAACCTCAAGGCCATGGCGCAGTTCGCACCGGAGACGCTGGCCCGCCCGCGCTGGCTGTGGGACTTCGTGAAGTCCCGCAGCCTGCCGGACCTGTCGACCCCGAACCTCGCCGAGCCCGGCAAGGACGCGCCCACGTTCTTCGGCGCCTACGGCGCCTGGCTGCAGACCCCGCCGCCCTCCTGGGACGACGTGCGCTGGCTGCGCGAGCAGTGGGACGGGCCGTTCCTGCTCAAGGGCGTCTGCCGGGTGGACGACGCCCTGCGCGCGGTCGACGCGGGCGTCACCGCGATCTCCGTGTCCAACCACGGCGGCAACAACCTCGACGCCACCCCGGCACCGATCCGCGCCCTGCCCGCCGTCGCGGACGCGGTCGGCGACCAGGTCGAACTGCTGCTGGACGGCGGCATCCGGCGCGGCAGCGACGTGGTCAAGGCGCTGGCCCTGGGCGCCAGGGCCGTGATGATCGGCCGCGCCTATCTGTGGGGCCTGGCGGCGGGCGGCCAGACCGGCGTGGAGAACGTCCTCGACATCCTCAGCCGCGGCATCGACTCCGCCCTGCTCGGCCTCGGACGCTCGTCCGTCCATGAACTGACCCCCGACGACCTGGTCATCCCGCCCGGGTTCACCCGCACCCTGGGCGCGGTCTGA
- the mftE gene encoding mycofactocin biosynthesis peptidyl-dipeptidase MftE, with protein sequence MAAGPARLTDLAWPDLMARRPLVLLPLGSCEQHGPHLPLDTDTAVAAAVAERAAARLGKELDVLVAPAQPYGASGEHEGFPGTVSIGHDALRLLLTETGRSLLRWAGRLLVVNGHGGNMVSLADAVTGLRGESRDAAWWPCVPSGPAADTDAHAGRTETSLMLRLRPAAVRGERAVAGPTDPVHLLMDRLVAESVRGVSPSGVLGDPAGARASEGERLLDRMADRLAADIRAWRVTGQGRLGLPDRQPVTARTGDGR encoded by the coding sequence ATGGCCGCGGGCCCCGCGCGGCTCACGGATCTGGCCTGGCCGGACCTCATGGCCCGCCGCCCCCTGGTGCTGCTGCCGCTGGGCTCCTGCGAGCAGCACGGCCCACACCTCCCCCTCGACACCGACACGGCGGTGGCCGCCGCCGTCGCCGAACGGGCCGCCGCCCGGCTCGGCAAAGAGCTGGACGTGCTGGTCGCGCCCGCCCAGCCCTACGGGGCCAGCGGTGAGCACGAGGGCTTCCCCGGCACGGTGTCCATCGGCCACGACGCGCTGCGCCTGCTGCTCACCGAGACCGGCCGCTCCCTGCTGCGCTGGGCGGGGCGCCTGCTGGTGGTCAACGGACACGGTGGAAACATGGTGAGCCTGGCCGACGCGGTGACCGGTCTGCGCGGCGAGAGCCGGGACGCGGCCTGGTGGCCGTGTGTGCCGTCGGGGCCGGCGGCGGACACGGACGCCCATGCCGGCCGCACCGAGACCTCGCTGATGCTGCGCCTGCGGCCGGCCGCCGTCCGTGGCGAGCGGGCCGTGGCCGGACCCACCGACCCCGTCCATCTGCTGATGGACCGCCTGGTCGCCGAGTCCGTTCGCGGGGTCAGCCCCTCCGGCGTCCTCGGAGACCCGGCCGGAGCTCGCGCGAGCGAGGGCGAACGGCTCCTCGACCGCATGGCGGACCGCCTCGCCGCCGACATCCGCGCCTGGCGGGTCACCGGACAGGGCAGGCTCGGCCTGCCCGACCGGCAGCCGGTCACCGCCCGGACGGGGGACGGGCGGTGA
- a CDS encoding mycofactocin-coupled SDR family oxidoreductase produces MTGRRVAVVTGAARGIGAATVRRLAREGWAVVAVDRCEDDPEVPYPLADPEQLDRLTHEFPLVRTARADVRDAAALRAAVEQAEREFGGVDAAVAAAAVMLGGGPVWEHTDAQWRTLLDVDVMGVANLARAAVPALLRGPQPRTGRFVALASAAAHRGLWGLGAYCAAKHAVVGLVRGLACDLRDTGVNAVAVSPGSTRTDMLRATADLYELPEVDKLAEQQLSGRPLEPEEVAAVVAWACSADSFAVTGSVLHADGGFTT; encoded by the coding sequence GTGACCGGCCGCCGGGTCGCCGTCGTCACCGGCGCCGCACGGGGCATCGGCGCCGCGACCGTACGCCGACTGGCCCGCGAGGGCTGGGCCGTCGTCGCCGTCGACCGGTGCGAGGACGACCCCGAGGTGCCCTACCCGCTCGCCGACCCGGAACAACTGGACCGCCTGACCCATGAGTTCCCCCTGGTGCGCACGGCCAGGGCGGACGTCCGCGACGCGGCCGCGCTGCGAGCCGCCGTGGAGCAGGCCGAGCGCGAGTTCGGCGGGGTCGACGCCGCCGTGGCCGCCGCGGCGGTCATGCTCGGGGGCGGCCCCGTGTGGGAGCACACCGACGCGCAGTGGCGGACGCTGCTCGACGTGGACGTGATGGGCGTGGCCAACCTCGCCCGTGCCGCCGTACCCGCGCTGCTGCGCGGGCCGCAGCCCCGCACCGGCCGGTTCGTCGCCCTCGCCTCGGCCGCCGCGCACCGCGGGTTGTGGGGCCTGGGCGCCTACTGCGCGGCCAAGCACGCCGTGGTCGGCCTGGTCCGCGGCCTCGCCTGCGACCTGCGCGACACCGGGGTCAACGCGGTCGCCGTGTCACCGGGTTCCACGCGCACGGACATGCTGCGTGCCACGGCCGACCTCTACGAACTGCCCGAGGTCGACAAGCTCGCCGAGCAGCAGCTGTCCGGGCGGCCCCTGGAGCCGGAGGAGGTGGCCGCGGTGGTGGCCTGGGCCTGCTCGGCCGACTCCTTCGCCGTCACCGGCTCCGTACTCCACGCGGACGGAGGGTTCACGACTTGA
- the mftF gene encoding mycofactocin biosynthesis glycosyltransferase MftF (Members of this protein family, MftF, are glycosyltransferases, members of PF00535 (glycosyl transferase family 2). The encoding gene is found as part of the mycofactocin cassette, in Mycobacterium tuberculosis, many other Actinobacteria, and occasional members of other lineages. Mycofactocin itself, a putative redox carrier, is a heavily modified derivative of the C-terminal Val-Tyr dipeptide of the mycofactocin precursor MftA (TIGR03969).) — protein sequence MTRFLRDADPSRSVGRAGALLFAGHVGSPPRSEPLPSPPKDRLPDGFAVELAADTHRSRDGHLMLGGSPPRLLRLGAGAVRLLEDGGFGVADAASAALARRLLDAGVAHPRPPLPPVRDTTLAIPIRDRADQLDALLAALRADPPTSTLPVLVVDDGSRDPDALARVARRHGARLLVHPRNLGPAAARNTALRHAETAYVAFCDSDVVPEPGWLAPLLAHFGDPAVALVAPRIVALPVPAPRRLDRYEQVRSPLDMGSREGPVVPVSMLGYVPSATIVVRRTAVGAGFAPGMRVGEDVDLCMRLHEAGWRLRYVPDVRVGHRHRTDLRRWLAQRAGYGTGAADLALRHPGRVPPLYAAPWSLAACALLLRGRPVPAAAALTLTALTAVKVARRMPDADQPARAGALLSLAALGGTAEQLLRCATRHHWPLAVAAAAVSRRARYGLAVAALAEGLADHHRSGSSLGPLTHTAIRRLDDLAYGWGVWQGALRRRTAAPLLPRIALPLRGKAAKHPWEPRSLAPTSHQPATATVETW from the coding sequence ATGACACGGTTCCTGCGGGACGCGGACCCGTCCCGGTCCGTCGGGCGTGCGGGCGCCTTGCTGTTCGCCGGGCACGTGGGGTCGCCCCCGCGGTCCGAGCCGCTGCCGTCCCCGCCGAAGGACCGGCTCCCCGACGGGTTCGCGGTCGAACTCGCCGCCGACACCCACCGCTCCCGCGACGGCCACCTGATGCTCGGCGGCTCCCCGCCGAGGCTGCTGCGTCTCGGGGCCGGTGCCGTGCGGCTGCTGGAGGACGGTGGGTTCGGGGTGGCGGACGCCGCGAGCGCCGCGCTCGCCCGCCGGCTCCTGGACGCGGGCGTCGCCCACCCCCGCCCCCCACTGCCCCCGGTCCGCGACACCACCCTGGCCATCCCGATCCGCGACCGGGCCGACCAACTCGACGCACTGCTGGCCGCCCTGCGCGCCGACCCGCCCACCTCCACCCTGCCCGTCCTGGTCGTGGACGACGGCTCCCGGGATCCGGACGCCCTCGCCCGCGTGGCCCGGCGGCACGGCGCCCGGCTGCTCGTGCACCCGCGCAACCTCGGCCCGGCCGCCGCACGCAACACCGCACTGCGCCACGCCGAGACGGCGTACGTGGCGTTCTGCGACTCCGACGTCGTACCCGAACCGGGCTGGCTCGCCCCCCTGCTGGCCCACTTCGGCGACCCGGCGGTGGCTCTCGTCGCGCCCCGGATCGTCGCCCTGCCGGTGCCCGCGCCACGCCGGCTCGACCGCTACGAGCAGGTCCGGTCGCCGCTGGACATGGGCTCGCGGGAGGGGCCGGTCGTGCCGGTGTCGATGCTCGGCTACGTCCCGAGCGCGACCATCGTGGTCCGCCGGACCGCCGTCGGCGCCGGGTTCGCCCCCGGCATGCGGGTCGGGGAGGACGTGGACCTGTGCATGCGGCTGCACGAGGCGGGCTGGCGGCTGCGCTACGTCCCCGACGTGCGCGTGGGCCACCGGCACCGCACCGACCTGCGCCGCTGGCTCGCCCAGCGGGCCGGATACGGCACCGGTGCCGCCGACCTGGCCCTGCGCCACCCCGGCCGGGTGCCGCCGCTGTACGCCGCCCCCTGGTCGCTCGCCGCCTGCGCCCTGCTGCTGCGCGGCAGGCCGGTACCCGCGGCCGCCGCGCTGACGCTGACCGCGCTGACCGCCGTGAAGGTGGCCCGGCGCATGCCGGACGCCGACCAGCCCGCCCGGGCCGGCGCCCTGCTGTCGCTGGCCGCGCTCGGCGGTACCGCCGAACAACTGCTGCGCTGTGCCACCCGGCACCACTGGCCCCTCGCCGTGGCAGCCGCCGCTGTCAGCCGCCGGGCACGCTACGGCCTCGCCGTCGCCGCTCTCGCCGAGGGGCTGGCCGACCACCACCGTTCCGGCTCCTCGCTGGGCCCGCTCACGCACACGGCGATCCGCCGTCTGGACGACCTGGCCTACGGCTGGGGCGTGTGGCAGGGCGCACTGCGCCGCCGTACCGCCGCGCCGCTGCTGCCCCGCATCGCCCTGCCCCTGCGCGGCAAGGCCGCGAAGCACCCCTGGGAGCCCCGCTCCCTCGCGCCAACCTCGCACCAACCCGCCACGGCCACCGTGGAGACCTGGTGA
- the acs gene encoding acetate--CoA ligase: protein MTPGGTNMTPRSELRPAPGSPPAGGGTSHALEAVGEAEAVSGLYEEAATDRPAFWARQAEHLHWETGWSAVLDWTDAPFARWFTGGRLNVAYNCVDRHVEAGHGDQVAIHWEGEPGDTRTITYAELRREVCKAANALLSLGLSAGDRVAIQLPMIPEAVFAMLACARLGLPHSVVFGGFSPAALQSRIEDAEARLLITSDGQYRRGRAEPMKAHTDEATRHAPSVEHVLVVRRTGTDVPWTEGRDLWWHDVVDAQPDEHRPESFDAEHPLFILYTSGTTGKPKGILHTSGGYLTQAAYTHRTAFGLDPDTDVYWCTADIGWITGHSYIVYGPLANRATSVMYEGTPNTPHEGRHFEIIERYGVSVYYTAPTLIRTFMKWGEQLPARYDLSSIRVLGSVGEPINPEAWRWYRTHIGGHRAPVVDTWWQTETGAVMIAPLPGAAPAKPGSAQQPVPGISAKVVDDQGEEVGRGESGYLVLDEPWPAMLRGIWGDDERYRETYWARFAGQGYYFAGDGARYDEDGDIWLLGRVDDVMNVSGHRISTAEVESALVSHPAVAEAAVVGAADATTGQAIVAFVILRGDTVRAEGSEGSEGSEGSEGSDGSEGSEGSEGSEGSEGSEGGKGSEGDITPALREHVAQEIGPIAKPRQIIVVPELPKTRSGKIMRRLLRDIAENREVGDVTTLADASVMDLINAGLTSRRPSA from the coding sequence ATGACGCCTGGAGGAACCAACATGACGCCGCGCTCCGAACTCCGCCCCGCACCCGGCAGCCCGCCCGCCGGTGGGGGCACCTCCCACGCCCTGGAGGCAGTGGGGGAGGCCGAAGCGGTGTCCGGGCTGTACGAGGAGGCGGCCACCGACCGCCCGGCGTTCTGGGCGCGGCAGGCGGAACACCTGCACTGGGAGACCGGCTGGTCCGCCGTCCTGGACTGGACGGACGCGCCGTTCGCCCGCTGGTTCACCGGCGGGAGGCTGAACGTCGCGTACAACTGCGTCGACCGCCACGTCGAGGCCGGTCACGGCGACCAGGTCGCCATCCACTGGGAGGGCGAGCCGGGCGACACCCGGACCATCACCTACGCCGAGCTGAGGCGCGAGGTGTGCAAGGCGGCCAACGCCCTGCTCTCGCTGGGCCTTTCGGCCGGGGACCGGGTCGCCATCCAGCTGCCGATGATCCCCGAGGCGGTGTTCGCCATGCTGGCGTGCGCCCGGCTCGGGCTGCCGCACAGTGTCGTCTTCGGCGGGTTCTCGCCGGCCGCCCTCCAGTCACGGATCGAGGACGCCGAGGCCCGCCTCCTGATCACGTCGGACGGCCAGTACCGCCGGGGCCGGGCCGAGCCGATGAAGGCGCACACCGACGAGGCCACCCGGCACGCACCGAGCGTCGAACACGTCCTGGTGGTCCGGCGCACCGGAACCGACGTGCCCTGGACCGAGGGCCGCGACCTGTGGTGGCACGACGTGGTCGACGCCCAGCCGGACGAGCACCGGCCGGAGTCCTTCGACGCCGAGCACCCGCTGTTCATCCTCTACACCTCCGGTACGACCGGAAAGCCGAAGGGCATCCTGCACACCTCCGGCGGCTACCTCACCCAGGCCGCGTACACCCACCGCACCGCCTTCGGCCTCGACCCGGACACCGACGTCTACTGGTGCACCGCCGACATCGGCTGGATCACCGGGCACTCCTACATCGTGTACGGACCGCTCGCCAACCGCGCCACCTCGGTGATGTACGAGGGCACGCCCAACACCCCGCACGAGGGGCGGCACTTCGAGATCATCGAGAGGTACGGGGTATCGGTCTACTACACCGCCCCCACCCTCATCCGCACCTTCATGAAGTGGGGCGAGCAGCTCCCGGCCCGCTACGACCTCTCGTCGATCCGCGTGCTCGGCAGTGTCGGCGAGCCGATCAACCCGGAGGCATGGCGCTGGTACCGCACGCACATCGGTGGCCACCGCGCGCCGGTCGTGGACACCTGGTGGCAGACCGAGACCGGCGCGGTCATGATCGCACCCCTGCCCGGAGCGGCCCCCGCCAAGCCGGGCTCCGCGCAGCAGCCGGTGCCGGGCATCTCGGCCAAGGTGGTCGACGACCAGGGCGAGGAGGTCGGCCGGGGCGAGAGCGGCTACCTGGTGCTCGACGAGCCCTGGCCGGCCATGCTGCGCGGCATCTGGGGCGACGACGAGCGCTACCGCGAGACCTACTGGGCCCGGTTCGCCGGACAGGGCTACTACTTCGCCGGCGACGGCGCCCGCTACGACGAGGACGGCGACATCTGGCTGCTGGGCCGGGTCGACGACGTCATGAACGTCTCCGGTCATCGCATCTCCACCGCCGAGGTCGAGTCGGCGCTCGTCTCGCACCCCGCGGTCGCCGAGGCCGCGGTGGTGGGGGCGGCGGACGCGACGACGGGGCAGGCGATCGTCGCGTTCGTGATCCTGCGCGGTGACACGGTCCGGGCCGAAGGGTCCGAAGGGTCCGAGGGGTCCGAGGGGTCCGAGGGGTCCGACGGGTCTGAAGGGTCTGAAGGGTCTGAAGGGTCTGAAGGGTCTGAAGGGTCTGAAGGGGGTAAGGGGTCCGAGGGAGACATCACCCCGGCCCTGCGCGAGCACGTGGCCCAGGAGATCGGCCCCATTGCCAAGCCCCGCCAGATCATCGTGGTCCCCGAGCTGCCCAAGACCCGGTCCGGGAAGATCATGCGGCGGCTGCTGCGCGACATCGCCGAGAACCGCGAGGTCGGCGACGTCACGACGCTCGCCGACGCCTCAGTGATGGACCTCATCAACGCCGGGCTCACGAGCCGCCGGCCCTCCGCCTGA
- a CDS encoding adenylate kinase produces MRLVLIGPPGAGKGTQATLLGRRFGIPHISTGDLFRENVSHGTPLGQEARRYLDAGELVPDHVTGAMVRRRLEEPDARRGFLLDGFPRTVEQAHALTTILARTGAVLDAVVEFDAPEHIVVERLRGRGRSDDTEEVIRHRQQVYRRQTAPLLAHYTDIVLTVHAVGTVEEITDRALEALADLPGAA; encoded by the coding sequence ATGCGACTCGTCCTCATCGGCCCTCCCGGAGCGGGCAAGGGCACCCAGGCCACCCTGCTCGGCCGCCGGTTCGGCATCCCGCACATCTCCACCGGCGACCTGTTCCGGGAGAACGTCAGCCACGGGACACCACTCGGGCAGGAGGCCCGGCGCTACCTGGACGCGGGCGAACTCGTGCCCGACCACGTCACCGGCGCGATGGTCCGCCGTCGCCTGGAGGAACCGGACGCCCGGCGCGGCTTCCTCCTCGACGGTTTTCCCCGCACCGTCGAGCAGGCGCACGCCCTCACCACCATCCTGGCCAGGACCGGAGCGGTCCTGGACGCCGTCGTCGAGTTCGACGCCCCCGAGCACATCGTGGTGGAACGCCTGCGCGGCCGTGGCCGGTCCGACGACACCGAGGAGGTCATCCGGCACCGCCAGCAGGTCTACCGGCGGCAGACGGCACCGCTCCTCGCCCATTACACGGACATCGTGCTGACCGTGCACGCCGTCGGAACCGTCGAGGAGATCACCGACCGGGCACTGGAGGCGCTCGCGGACCTGCCCGGAGCGGCGTGA
- a CDS encoding Ppx/GppA phosphatase family protein, translated as MRVSVVDAGSNTVRLVVADAEGGVPLPVHTVKWRLRLSERVEPDGTIGEEAVAQLVKAVAAAGGAAEQWRAPGPLAFATTVVRNAPNRQEVLDRVGSETGIRMCTLPGETEARLTFLAARRWMGWQAGPLALLDIGGGSLEVAFGRGRLPDFAASLPLGADRLTREFLAAQDPPAQAELKALRRRVRHELRDVAARVRWEGPRTAAVTSRTFQQLARLCGTAPGRHGPFIQRDMLRSDLRQAIGALAALSAAERAQLPGISAPRAAQSLAGALVGHTAMKLMGLHRVAVCPWAIREGVLLRYIEDGADWWADATSEIGTDAGCST; from the coding sequence ATGCGGGTGAGCGTGGTGGACGCGGGATCCAATACGGTCCGACTGGTGGTGGCCGACGCCGAGGGCGGTGTTCCGCTGCCGGTCCACACCGTCAAATGGCGACTGCGCCTGTCCGAACGGGTCGAGCCCGACGGGACGATCGGCGAGGAGGCGGTGGCGCAGCTCGTGAAGGCCGTCGCCGCGGCGGGCGGCGCGGCCGAGCAGTGGCGGGCGCCGGGCCCGTTGGCGTTCGCGACCACGGTCGTGCGCAACGCCCCCAACCGTCAGGAGGTACTGGACCGGGTGGGGTCGGAGACGGGCATCCGGATGTGCACCCTGCCGGGGGAGACGGAGGCACGGCTGACGTTCCTGGCGGCCCGCCGCTGGATGGGCTGGCAGGCCGGCCCCCTCGCGCTCCTCGACATCGGGGGCGGCTCGCTGGAGGTGGCTTTCGGGCGCGGCCGCCTGCCCGACTTCGCCGCCTCCCTCCCGCTCGGCGCGGACCGGCTGACCCGGGAGTTCCTCGCCGCCCAGGACCCGCCCGCCCAGGCCGAGTTGAAGGCGTTACGGCGGAGGGTGCGCCATGAGCTGCGGGACGTCGCGGCGCGGGTCCGCTGGGAGGGCCCGCGCACCGCCGCCGTCACCTCCCGCACCTTCCAGCAGCTGGCCCGGCTGTGCGGTACCGCCCCCGGACGCCATGGCCCCTTCATCCAGCGCGACATGCTCCGTAGCGACCTGCGCCAGGCCATCGGCGCGCTCGCCGCCCTCTCCGCGGCCGAACGCGCCCAGCTCCCCGGGATCTCCGCGCCCCGCGCCGCCCAGAGCCTGGCCGGAGCCCTCGTCGGGCACACCGCCATGAAACTGATGGGCCTGCACAGGGTCGCCGTCTGCCCCTGGGCCATCCGTGAGGGAGTCCTGCTCCGCTATATCGAGGACGGCGCCGACTGGTGGGCGGACGCCACCAGCGAGATCGGCACCGATGCCGGATGTTCCACGTGA